In one window of Pseudomonas sp. IAC-BECa141 DNA:
- a CDS encoding toxin VasX, whose translation MTAANIAALAKSTQDIRSPMGQCFLMSEKVQLLPLRYGLVENLDPSAELSIPLKLNSQPLGIRLLRDGYLYIIDNGTGYLHEYRIEQGQISKLVWKGREVASDMRTTSIGEPQLVFSRQHTLFASYSEIQWTAYKCSQVLKDVAEREHWMQRIELASACPDKGGMHLLSQRQADTWLAEVAEKTAPMDLPEGANPQQRQSYAWEDTSLFKSTSIETLSSQVLGAHQNDYLFLVLRDDFGVMRDLASAQLKVADWLDHWSSDEAAQRRYLTGAYIQSLYEVTPARLDALASTDPAAKALRDETNAEQQAVIEDYLRTKRDHAGRPIFGDEDHWRKAAATDPYARATVNLLDALGQVLWQKHRDTIAALHLQTWQALFGKELGQRGIDHLINRADMQAFVSQQQTLLSHWHTRLQAIREDRLDMIVAGHFHRAAWYYDFRNDEHIRHRLETEFLCVAALCWNSEATEKLAAYLESNLLTVVPGLDTLTLADQRDVSKKLMDLSSFSIKAAAAQESLDAVNVLTNQFRSLMNERLPNFADLNGRFSGLQSLLDGAYVPAHQLIAADQLNRAHSEFKRQQPVDPASFIRSLGISTRLQLLREFSRSGLTLRAASASEFQAFNKSRDAALDLRRQLSETYKLRHRELSRQIYGLAAPGSEQVHNQRINQLKAALLPLEDNLSRALTVGSSGPGQIGTVIDGMAPGLREEMQRTVRDFRATGTFGKPMAGALKSKGDGIALLLFVYQGQKFVEALSAFGKKGTAPLPDWGTLFESSVGMLAAGFAVVQGLSVTILQAHIEQMDSAAGKLNSMSRLGRWTAGAGFGAFIFGGLAAITDSVKHSQQWGKALAEGNYQELAATTLQIAGDATLVGTNTWGAKHTTSIITQVLRKPAELRAIAWAEASPRLLGIAAQANLVGLIGTALQLLGEGLYNYFNLDALQKWLQASAWGAADLQRSLPEDWSALARVVQQPTCELIREGKRTCLQLRLPGVRTREMDSRQLQLLAHQQTRAVPIHGPYNSQLPPRRWQESSAAWAAVAVVVSQGDEVLTLQLPIAEALQTTDFALALNIGYQLEAGRDLIHRTCFVLRDLRIATERGVRLPAQGRFTLDPVETLPDGLSKAPYWLFTREEMATVDVQQTVQA comes from the coding sequence ATGACAGCCGCCAATATCGCCGCCCTGGCCAAAAGCACCCAAGACATCCGCTCACCTATGGGGCAGTGCTTCTTGATGAGCGAAAAAGTGCAGTTGCTGCCCCTGCGCTACGGTCTGGTGGAAAACCTCGATCCTTCAGCCGAACTGAGCATACCGCTCAAGCTGAACAGCCAACCGTTGGGCATTCGTCTGCTGCGTGACGGCTACCTGTACATCATTGATAACGGCACCGGTTACCTGCATGAATACCGCATTGAGCAAGGCCAGATCAGCAAACTGGTCTGGAAGGGTCGGGAAGTCGCCAGCGACATGCGCACCACGTCGATTGGCGAGCCGCAATTGGTGTTCTCCCGGCAGCACACGTTGTTCGCCAGCTATTCGGAAATCCAGTGGACGGCCTACAAATGTTCGCAAGTGCTCAAGGACGTCGCTGAGCGTGAGCACTGGATGCAACGCATCGAACTGGCGAGTGCCTGTCCGGACAAGGGCGGCATGCACCTGCTGAGCCAACGTCAGGCGGATACCTGGCTGGCCGAGGTTGCGGAAAAAACCGCGCCAATGGATCTGCCCGAGGGTGCCAACCCGCAGCAACGCCAGTCTTACGCTTGGGAAGACACATCACTGTTCAAAAGCACGTCGATTGAAACCCTCAGCAGCCAAGTGCTGGGGGCGCATCAGAACGATTACCTGTTTCTGGTTTTGCGTGACGACTTTGGTGTGATGCGCGACCTGGCCAGCGCCCAACTGAAGGTCGCGGACTGGCTCGATCATTGGAGTAGCGATGAGGCCGCCCAGCGTCGCTACCTCACCGGCGCCTACATCCAGTCGTTGTACGAAGTGACCCCGGCACGCCTTGATGCACTGGCCAGCACCGACCCCGCCGCCAAAGCCCTGAGGGACGAAACCAACGCTGAGCAACAGGCAGTCATTGAGGACTACTTGCGTACCAAACGCGACCACGCCGGGCGGCCAATATTTGGCGATGAAGACCATTGGCGAAAAGCGGCCGCGACCGATCCTTATGCGCGCGCGACCGTCAACCTGCTGGACGCCCTGGGTCAGGTGCTTTGGCAAAAACACCGAGACACTATCGCGGCACTGCACTTGCAGACATGGCAGGCGTTGTTCGGAAAGGAGCTCGGCCAGCGCGGCATCGATCACCTGATCAACCGCGCCGACATGCAAGCGTTCGTCAGCCAGCAGCAGACGCTGCTGAGCCATTGGCACACGCGCTTGCAGGCCATTCGCGAAGATCGCCTGGACATGATCGTCGCCGGTCACTTTCACCGGGCGGCCTGGTATTACGACTTTCGCAACGACGAACATATCCGCCATCGCCTTGAAACCGAGTTCCTCTGCGTCGCAGCCCTGTGCTGGAACAGTGAGGCCACGGAAAAACTGGCGGCCTATCTGGAAAGCAACCTGCTGACCGTCGTGCCAGGGCTGGACACCTTGACCCTTGCCGATCAGCGGGACGTGAGCAAGAAACTCATGGACCTGAGCAGCTTCTCGATCAAGGCCGCGGCGGCGCAGGAAAGTCTTGATGCGGTTAACGTGCTGACCAATCAGTTCAGAAGCTTGATGAATGAGCGGTTACCCAACTTTGCGGATCTGAATGGGCGGTTTAGTGGGCTGCAGAGTTTGTTGGATGGGGCTTACGTGCCGGCGCATCAACTGATCGCAGCGGATCAGTTGAATCGGGCACACTCAGAATTCAAACGCCAACAACCAGTCGACCCAGCCAGCTTCATCCGTAGTCTCGGTATCTCAACGCGACTGCAGCTGCTGCGCGAGTTTTCCCGTAGCGGCTTGACCTTGCGGGCAGCGTCGGCGTCCGAGTTTCAGGCCTTCAACAAGAGCCGCGATGCCGCGCTCGACCTGCGTCGCCAGCTCAGTGAGACCTACAAACTGCGTCATCGCGAATTGTCGCGGCAGATCTACGGCCTCGCCGCCCCAGGCAGTGAGCAGGTGCACAACCAGCGGATCAACCAGCTCAAGGCCGCGCTCCTGCCGCTGGAAGACAACCTAAGTCGCGCCCTGACCGTCGGTTCAAGCGGGCCGGGCCAGATTGGCACGGTGATCGACGGCATGGCTCCGGGGTTACGGGAAGAAATGCAGCGCACCGTACGTGATTTCCGCGCGACGGGAACGTTTGGCAAACCGATGGCGGGTGCGTTGAAGTCCAAGGGCGACGGGATTGCGTTATTGCTGTTTGTTTATCAGGGGCAGAAGTTTGTTGAGGCGTTGAGTGCATTTGGTAAAAAGGGCACGGCGCCGCTTCCTGACTGGGGGACACTATTCGAATCATCGGTTGGCATGCTGGCAGCGGGATTTGCCGTAGTTCAAGGTCTGTCGGTGACGATCCTTCAGGCGCATATCGAACAAATGGACAGTGCCGCTGGCAAGCTCAACTCCATGAGTCGGTTAGGGCGCTGGACGGCGGGGGCGGGGTTTGGAGCATTCATATTCGGTGGTTTGGCTGCCATAACCGATTCAGTCAAACATTCGCAGCAATGGGGTAAAGCGTTGGCCGAAGGTAATTATCAGGAGTTAGCTGCCACCACCTTGCAAATTGCCGGTGACGCTACCCTAGTGGGCACCAATACCTGGGGCGCCAAACACACGACGTCGATCATCACTCAGGTTCTGAGAAAACCCGCCGAACTGCGTGCTATTGCCTGGGCTGAAGCCAGTCCCCGACTGCTGGGCATCGCCGCCCAGGCCAACCTTGTGGGTTTGATCGGTACGGCTCTGCAACTGCTGGGCGAGGGCTTGTACAACTACTTCAATCTGGACGCCTTGCAAAAGTGGCTGCAAGCGAGTGCCTGGGGCGCCGCCGACCTGCAACGCAGCCTGCCGGAAGACTGGAGCGCATTGGCAAGGGTGGTGCAACAGCCAACCTGCGAACTGATCCGCGAGGGCAAGCGCACCTGTTTGCAGCTCAGACTGCCCGGCGTGCGCACCCGGGAAATGGACAGCCGTCAATTGCAACTGTTGGCCCATCAACAGACCCGTGCAGTACCGATTCACGGTCCCTACAACAGTCAGCTGCCACCCCGGCGCTGGCAGGAAAGCAGCGCCGCGTGGGCCGCGGTTGCCGTAGTCGTCAGTCAGGGAGACGAGGTACTGACCCTGCAGTTGCCTATCGCCGAGGCCTTGCAAACGACGGACTTCGCTCTGGCGCTCAACATCGGTTACCAACTGGAAGCCGGACGTGACCTGATACACCGCACCTGTTTCGTCCTGCGCGATCTGCGCATCGCCACGGAACGTGGTGTACGTTTGCCGGCCCAGGGCCGGTTCACCCTCGACCCCGTCGAAACCTTGCCTGATGGCTTGAGCAAGGCGCCGTACTGGTTGTTCACCCGCGAAGAAATGGCGACTGTCGATGTTCAGCAAACTGTTCAAGCGTAA
- a CDS encoding MFS transporter, which yields MTASIPHGGSRAGAIFRVTSGNFLEQFDFFLFGFYATQIAAVFFPASSEFASLMMTFAVFGAGFLMRPLGAIVLGAYIDDVGRRKGLIVTLSIMASGTILIVLVPGYETIGLFAPALVLIGRLLQGFSAGAELGGVSVYLSEIATPGRKGFFTAWQSASQQVAIVVAAALGYGLNQWMAPQAVADWGWRIPFFVGCMIVPFIFFLRRNLAETEEFAARKHRPSMKEVFRTLGQNWGVVLGGMLMVALTTTAFYLITVYAPTFGKTVLHLSTSDALLVTLLVGVSNFFWLPIGGALSDRVGRRPVLIAMALLALATTYPALSYLVQAPSFSHMLLSLLWLSFIYGLYNGAMIPALTEIMPVEVRVAGFSLAYSLATAVFGGFTPAMSTFLIQYTGDKAAPGYWMSIGALCALGATLYLYRRAGGRLQPATA from the coding sequence ATGACAGCCTCAATCCCACACGGCGGCTCGCGGGCCGGCGCCATTTTCCGGGTGACCTCGGGTAACTTCCTCGAACAGTTCGACTTCTTTCTGTTCGGCTTCTACGCCACGCAGATCGCGGCGGTGTTCTTCCCGGCGAGCAGTGAGTTCGCCTCTCTGATGATGACTTTTGCAGTGTTCGGCGCAGGCTTTTTGATGCGTCCGCTGGGGGCTATTGTGCTCGGCGCGTACATCGATGACGTCGGTCGGCGCAAAGGTCTGATCGTCACCCTGTCGATCATGGCCAGCGGCACGATCCTGATTGTGCTGGTGCCCGGATATGAAACCATCGGCCTGTTTGCCCCGGCGCTGGTGTTGATCGGGCGGCTGTTGCAAGGCTTCTCCGCGGGTGCGGAACTGGGCGGGGTTTCGGTGTATCTCTCGGAGATCGCCACGCCCGGTCGCAAAGGCTTTTTTACCGCCTGGCAGTCGGCCAGTCAGCAGGTGGCCATCGTCGTCGCCGCTGCGCTGGGTTATGGCTTGAACCAGTGGATGGCACCGCAAGCGGTTGCCGATTGGGGCTGGCGGATTCCGTTTTTCGTCGGCTGCATGATCGTCCCGTTCATCTTCTTTCTGCGACGAAATCTGGCGGAAACCGAAGAGTTCGCCGCACGTAAACATCGTCCGAGCATGAAGGAAGTGTTCCGCACCCTCGGTCAGAACTGGGGCGTAGTGCTGGGCGGGATGCTGATGGTTGCCCTGACCACCACCGCGTTTTACCTGATCACCGTGTACGCACCGACCTTCGGTAAAACCGTGCTGCACCTGAGCACCTCCGATGCGTTGCTGGTGACTCTGCTGGTGGGCGTTTCCAACTTTTTCTGGCTGCCGATTGGCGGCGCGTTGTCCGATCGTGTCGGGCGCCGTCCGGTGCTGATCGCCATGGCGTTGCTGGCCCTGGCCACCACGTATCCGGCGCTGTCGTATCTGGTGCAGGCGCCAAGCTTCAGCCATATGCTGCTGTCGCTGTTGTGGCTGTCGTTTATCTACGGCCTGTACAACGGCGCGATGATTCCGGCCCTGACCGAAATCATGCCGGTAGAAGTGCGCGTGGCCGGTTTCTCCCTGGCCTATAGCCTCGCCACCGCCGTGTTCGGCGGATTCACGCCAGCGATGTCGACCTTCCTGATCCAGTACACCGGCGACAAAGCCGCTCCGGGTTACTGGATGAGCATCGGCGCGCTCTGCGCACTGGGTGCGACGCTGTATCTGTATCGCCGCGCCGGCGGTCGTCTGCAACCTGCTACTGCCTGA
- a CDS encoding substrate-binding domain-containing protein: MKKLFTVTALLAGLAFNFAAQAEELRVMTSGGFTAAYKILGPKFAAATGNTLDTQLGPSMGKAPEAIPNRLARGEKADVVIMVGYALDDLIKQGKVDPASRVELADSRIGLVVREGAPKPDISNVDALKKTLLDAKSVAYSDSASGVYIEQQLFKKLGIEDQLKPKAKMIPKIPVGSVVATGDYQLGFQQVSELLPVPGVSFVAKIPESVQSVTRFAAGIPVGAQHPEEAKALLAYLAAPAAQPDVQATGLDSVKR; the protein is encoded by the coding sequence ATGAAAAAACTGTTTACCGTTACAGCCCTGCTCGCCGGTCTTGCGTTCAACTTTGCGGCCCAGGCCGAAGAGTTGCGGGTCATGACCTCCGGCGGTTTTACCGCTGCCTACAAGATCCTCGGGCCGAAATTCGCCGCTGCCACCGGCAACACCCTGGACACCCAACTCGGCCCGTCGATGGGCAAGGCACCGGAGGCAATCCCCAATCGCCTTGCCCGTGGCGAAAAGGCCGACGTGGTGATCATGGTCGGCTACGCCCTCGATGATCTGATCAAGCAAGGCAAGGTCGACCCGGCGTCGCGGGTAGAACTGGCAGATTCGCGAATCGGCCTGGTGGTGCGCGAAGGTGCGCCAAAACCGGACATCAGCAATGTCGATGCCCTGAAGAAAACCCTGCTGGATGCAAAATCGGTGGCCTACTCCGACAGCGCCAGCGGCGTGTACATCGAGCAGCAGTTGTTCAAGAAACTCGGTATCGAAGATCAGCTGAAACCGAAGGCGAAGATGATCCCGAAAATCCCTGTGGGCTCGGTGGTCGCCACGGGCGACTATCAACTGGGCTTCCAGCAGGTCAGCGAGTTGCTGCCGGTGCCAGGGGTGAGTTTTGTGGCGAAGATTCCGGAGTCGGTGCAGTCGGTAACACGATTTGCAGCAGGGATTCCGGTGGGTGCGCAGCATCCAGAGGAAGCGAAAGCCTTGCTCGCTTATCTGGCCGCGCCTGCCGCCCAGCCTGACGTGCAGGCCACCGGGCTGGATTCGGTCAAGCGCTGA
- a CDS encoding DUF4123 domain-containing protein encodes MLLDGVSTPDLPQCLQRWNSPAYCLYQGTRWQELADISPYLITLNGADDPLLTYFQESAALEWGFLLFSDADTATLCKHWRRLLAVKHPSTVEVMLRIGDPAVMHQLLDLAQQANSTRWFGPVQHLCLPDGLRATWLQHQRVDHAAPDTPEIYQLTEGELTALGEAQFHQSVIGLNDHLRRYFPGFMASCADRERLRFAEKTAQQAYEQGFTSEQEITLYANVLGYLAGQPLESHPDIVELLTVPSQQCPLKRVQRAAELAHERSTRLPGDLS; translated from the coding sequence TTGCTGCTGGACGGTGTGAGCACCCCCGATCTGCCGCAATGCCTGCAACGTTGGAACAGCCCGGCGTATTGCCTCTATCAAGGCACGCGCTGGCAGGAACTGGCAGATATATCGCCGTACCTGATCACCCTCAACGGCGCAGACGATCCGTTGCTGACGTACTTTCAGGAAAGCGCCGCATTGGAATGGGGATTTTTGCTGTTCAGCGATGCTGATACAGCAACGCTCTGCAAGCACTGGCGTCGTCTGCTCGCCGTCAAACATCCGAGCACGGTGGAGGTCATGCTGCGCATCGGCGATCCCGCTGTCATGCATCAATTGCTCGACCTTGCGCAGCAGGCCAACAGCACACGCTGGTTTGGCCCCGTCCAGCATCTGTGCCTGCCTGATGGGCTTCGGGCCACCTGGCTACAACATCAACGTGTGGATCATGCCGCGCCCGACACCCCCGAGATCTATCAGTTGACCGAAGGGGAACTCACGGCGCTGGGAGAGGCACAGTTTCATCAGTCGGTGATTGGCCTCAACGATCACTTGCGGCGGTATTTCCCCGGATTCATGGCGTCCTGCGCAGATCGGGAACGCCTTCGATTTGCCGAAAAAACAGCGCAACAGGCCTATGAACAAGGCTTCACCTCAGAACAGGAAATCACGCTCTACGCCAACGTGTTGGGCTATCTGGCCGGGCAGCCATTGGAGAGTCACCCGGACATTGTCGAGCTGCTGACCGTGCCTTCACAGCAGTGCCCGCTGAAACGCGTGCAACGCGCTGCCGAGCTGGCGCATGAACGTTCGACCCGTCTGCCGGGAGATTTGTCATGA
- the tssI gene encoding type VI secretion system tip protein TssI/VgrG, with protein MFRSANAAHFVLQIPAIRHDFKVLAFSGTEAISTLYGIHIELVSEHSDFDLESLLARPAFLQFGHNGEGIHGHIEDVLAGESGKRLTRYHLTLVPALHYLQFGRDQRIFQQRTVPQIIAQVLKGHGIQADAFSFHVAANPPRDYCTQYGESDLEFIQRLCAEDGIAWHHQHSVDGHLLVFTDDQVFLPKLGATPYRQDSGMVAEHSVVSRFSIRTGTRTSTVVRRDYDLKRPSLLVESRFTADFTPVLEDYRYPLLIENERRGKQLARQALERSRADYELGEGESDQANLRSGHLFELAEHPRQHCNDLWLLLSVSHEGRQPQVLEESVTSDAKDTDGFTQGYRNTFSVIPAEVVFRPPLPAPRRPLVSQTARVTGPVGEEIYCDEFGRVKCEFPWDRAELDSERSSCWLRVSSSWAGESFGSVTIPRIGMEVLVTFLEGDPDQPLITGCVANKVTSVPYTLPEHKSKTVLRSHSSPHTGGYNELMIEDRAGQEKIYLRAERDFEQLILNDSHSQIRRDRFQQVDNQSTSLIKADERHTTDGTRHTVIGTDDLLSISGNSSTTADGTLVIQAGPHARVTASQVVIDAGTSLTLTAGGHHIVINSGGIFSSVAIVEGGAPVAGIAALSATPSTEKKPPAPVLLQSQRLALMARRPICAVCEATQPRGEADA; from the coding sequence ATGTTCCGGTCGGCCAATGCGGCGCATTTCGTGTTGCAGATTCCTGCGATCCGCCACGACTTCAAGGTCCTGGCCTTCAGCGGCACCGAAGCGATCAGCACCCTCTACGGCATTCACATTGAACTGGTCAGCGAACACTCGGATTTCGATCTGGAAAGCTTGCTTGCCCGGCCCGCGTTTCTGCAGTTTGGCCACAACGGCGAAGGCATTCACGGGCATATCGAGGATGTGTTGGCGGGTGAGTCGGGCAAGCGTCTGACCCGCTACCACCTGACACTGGTGCCGGCGCTGCACTACTTGCAGTTCGGTCGTGATCAGCGGATTTTCCAGCAGCGTACGGTGCCGCAGATCATCGCGCAGGTGCTCAAGGGGCATGGCATTCAAGCGGATGCCTTCAGCTTTCATGTCGCGGCGAATCCGCCCCGTGATTACTGCACCCAGTACGGCGAATCCGATCTGGAGTTCATCCAGCGCCTGTGCGCCGAGGACGGTATCGCCTGGCATCACCAGCACTCGGTGGACGGGCATCTGCTGGTCTTCACCGATGACCAGGTGTTTTTACCCAAGCTTGGCGCCACGCCCTATCGGCAGGACTCCGGCATGGTGGCCGAGCACTCGGTGGTCAGCCGTTTCAGCATTCGTACCGGCACCCGCACCAGCACGGTCGTGCGCCGCGACTATGACCTCAAGCGCCCGAGCCTGCTGGTCGAGAGTCGCTTTACCGCCGATTTCACTCCGGTGCTGGAGGATTACCGCTATCCGCTGTTGATCGAGAACGAAAGACGCGGCAAGCAGCTCGCACGGCAGGCGCTTGAGCGCTCTCGCGCCGACTATGAGCTGGGTGAAGGAGAGAGCGATCAAGCCAACCTGCGCAGCGGCCATCTCTTTGAACTGGCCGAACACCCGCGCCAACACTGCAACGACCTGTGGCTGTTGCTCAGCGTTTCCCACGAGGGGCGTCAGCCCCAGGTGCTTGAAGAATCGGTCACCAGCGATGCGAAAGACACCGACGGTTTCACCCAGGGTTATCGCAATACCTTCAGCGTCATCCCTGCCGAGGTGGTGTTCCGGCCACCGCTGCCGGCACCTCGTCGTCCGCTGGTCAGTCAGACCGCCCGAGTCACCGGGCCGGTCGGCGAAGAGATCTATTGCGATGAGTTTGGCCGGGTGAAGTGCGAGTTCCCATGGGACCGCGCCGAACTCGACAGTGAGCGCAGCAGTTGCTGGCTACGGGTTTCGTCGAGTTGGGCCGGTGAAAGCTTCGGCTCGGTGACGATCCCGCGCATCGGCATGGAAGTGCTGGTGACCTTTCTGGAGGGTGATCCGGATCAGCCGCTGATTACCGGGTGCGTGGCCAACAAAGTCACCTCGGTGCCCTACACCCTGCCTGAGCACAAGAGCAAAACCGTGCTGCGCAGCCACAGTTCGCCACACACCGGCGGCTACAACGAACTGATGATCGAAGACCGTGCCGGGCAGGAAAAAATCTACCTGCGGGCCGAGCGCGACTTCGAACAACTGATCCTCAATGACAGCCACAGCCAGATCCGGCGCGACCGTTTCCAGCAGGTGGACAACCAGAGCACCAGCCTGATCAAGGCGGATGAACGACACACCACCGACGGAACGCGCCATACGGTCATCGGCACCGACGATCTGCTCAGCATCAGCGGCAACAGCAGCACCACGGCGGACGGCACGCTGGTCATCCAGGCCGGCCCCCATGCGCGGGTCACCGCCAGCCAGGTGGTGATCGATGCCGGGACCAGCCTGACGCTGACGGCGGGCGGGCATCACATCGTGATCAATTCGGGCGGGATCTTCAGCAGCGTGGCGATTGTCGAGGGTGGTGCGCCGGTGGCGGGTATCGCGGCGTTATCAGCAACGCCATCAACCGAAAAAAAACCTCCGGCCCCCGTATTGCTCCAGTCACAGCGTTTGGCCCTGATGGCCAGAAGGCCGATCTGCGCGGTGTGCGAAGCCACCCAACCACGTGGAGAGGCCGATGCTTGA
- a CDS encoding LysR family transcriptional regulator encodes MAINFDLNDLQAFRAVVEQGSFRKAADTVRLSQPALSRRIEKLEDALGVKLFERTTRKVSLTQAGRGFMPSVERLLDDLDVALLGISEVASNRQGHVTVACVPSAAYYFMPSVVARYHRQFPRIKVKVLDSSAHDVLSAVVNGEADFGLSFMGTQEAGVDFEPLVQESYVVACRRDHPLAGRSSVTWDEFYRQDYISLDKTSGNRFLLDQALAKVVPQRPSICETRHVTTMIGLVEAGLGVAAVPLMAMPAADHPILTRVPLTEPQVMRSVGIIKRRGRTLTPAALELERLVVEMKVQPPTVSA; translated from the coding sequence ATGGCCATCAACTTCGACCTCAACGACCTGCAAGCCTTTCGCGCGGTGGTCGAGCAGGGCAGTTTCCGCAAGGCCGCCGATACCGTGCGCCTGTCGCAACCGGCCCTGAGCCGACGCATCGAAAAGCTCGAAGACGCCCTCGGCGTGAAGCTGTTCGAACGCACCACGCGAAAGGTCAGCCTGACCCAGGCCGGACGCGGTTTCATGCCCAGCGTCGAACGTTTGCTCGACGATCTGGACGTCGCGTTGCTCGGCATCAGTGAAGTCGCCTCGAACCGGCAGGGCCACGTGACTGTCGCCTGCGTGCCGTCGGCGGCGTATTACTTCATGCCGAGCGTGGTCGCCCGCTATCACCGGCAGTTCCCGCGCATCAAAGTCAAAGTCCTCGATTCCAGCGCCCACGACGTGCTGAGCGCGGTGGTCAATGGCGAGGCGGATTTCGGTCTGAGTTTCATGGGCACTCAGGAGGCGGGCGTGGATTTCGAGCCGCTGGTGCAGGAGAGCTACGTGGTCGCCTGTCGCCGCGATCATCCGCTGGCCGGGCGCAGCAGCGTGACCTGGGACGAGTTCTACCGGCAGGATTACATCTCGCTCGACAAGACCTCGGGCAACCGTTTTCTGCTGGATCAGGCTTTGGCCAAAGTGGTGCCGCAGCGCCCGAGCATCTGCGAGACGCGGCATGTGACGACCATGATCGGTCTGGTGGAAGCGGGGTTGGGCGTGGCGGCGGTGCCGTTGATGGCGATGCCGGCGGCGGATCATCCGATCCTGACGCGGGTACCGCTGACCGAACCACAAGTGATGCGCAGCGTCGGCATCATCAAACGCCGGGGCCGTACGCTGACCCCGGCGGCATTGGAACTGGAGCGGCTGGTGGTGGAAATGAAAGTCCAGCCGCCGACGGTCAGCGCTTGA